A DNA window from Takifugu flavidus isolate HTHZ2018 chromosome 15, ASM371156v2, whole genome shotgun sequence contains the following coding sequences:
- the vcpip1 gene encoding deubiquitinating protein VCPIP1 isoform X3 has product MSLLLSSKKKDKRILSGTCPDPKCQARLFFPAHGSVSIECTDCGQRHEQKNLLNVEEVTDPDVVLHNLLRNALLGVTGAPKKGTELVKVMGLSNYHCKLLSPLLTRYGMDRQTGKAQLLRDMNQGEVFDCSLLGDRAFLIEPEHVSTMGYGKDRSGSLIYLHDTLEEVKKSNGNGECLIPVHVDGDGHCLVHAVSRALVGRELFWHALRENLKQNFKQNLDHYKALFQDFIDAAEWEDIITECDPLFVPPEGVPLGLRNIHIFGLANVLHRPIILLDSLSGMRSSGDYSATFLPGLVAEDQCRGKDGKLNKPICIAWSSSGRNHYIPLVGIKNSVLPKLPARLLPKAWGVPQELIRRYIKLEPDGSCVIGGDRSLQDKYLMRLVNAMEEVFMEKHKIHPALVADVHQYVFRRTGVIGVQPEEVTEAAKKLVLEKRLHRCLNCSALVELHVPQDWLGPGGKLYNLAKSTHGQLRVDKNYSFPLNNLVCSYDPQQDVLVPDYTLSSLNTCTWCHGTSVRHIHGNGSVVYLDGDRTSTRSQGGKCGCGFKHFWEGREYDNLPEAFPITLEWGGRQVRETVYWFQYEMDSALNSNVYDVAMKLVTKHFPGEFGSEILVQKVVNTILHHTAKKNPDDYNPVSIERAHAQHGAPDAPPADPQPPTKIILTGQKAKTLHKEELTMSRAERSIQQSIGEHAAATQRRHTDKLKQEQRGATSPEPGSPSAPATPTKSSPAANKEKKIRVSTSDGRQATLTLQASTTFAELQKGVARQFAIPPEQQCIRFGFPPKGLASPREGEENEPVALQHGDRVTVEILKGPDKSPAPSEARGRHEAKTEEALTSGRTSGRELQESIDLEISSLCLLATLMGEDVWSYAKTLPHLFQRGGVFYNIVMKDMGGFVCVCRSRVSVTSCRGETQSHSGVFQV; this is encoded by the exons ATgtcgctgctgctcagctctaaGAAAAAAGATAAACGGATTCTGTCGGGTACCTGCCCGGACCCGAAATGCCAGGCGAGGCTCTTCTTCCCAGCTCACGGCTCCGTTAGCATCGAGTGCACCGACTGCGGACAAAGACACGAGCAGAAGAACCTGCTAAATGTGGAAGAAGTCACGGATCCAGATGTCGTGCTTCATAATCTGCTCAGAAACGCCCTGCTCGGCGTCACCGGGGCCCCGAAGAAAGGCACGGAGCTGGTGAAAGTGATGGGTCTGTCCAACTACCACTGCAAGCTGCTGTCCCCGCTGCTCACCAGGTACGGCATGGACAGGCAGACCGGCAAGGCCCAGCTGCTGCGGGACATGAACCAGGGAGAGGTGTTCGACTGCTCGCTGTTGGGGGACAGAGCCTTCCTGATCGAACCGGAACATGTCTCCACCATGGGCTATGGGAAAGACCGGTCCGGGAGCCTCATTTATCTCCACGACACCCTGGAAGAGGTGAAGAAGTCCAACGGTAACGGAGAGTGTCTCATACCGGTCCACGTGGACGGAGATGGGCACTGCCTGGTCCATGCTGTGTCCAGAGCTCTGGTGGGCCGGGAACTGTTCTGGCACGCTCTGAGGGAGAACCTGAAACAGAACTTCAAGCAGAACCTGGACCACTACAAGGCTCTTTTTCAGGATTTCATCGACGCTGCAGAATGGGAGGACATCATCACCGAGTGCGACCCCTTGTTCGTCCCGCCTGAAGGCGTCCCGCTCGGACTGCGCAATATTCATATTTTTGGGCTGGCCAATGTCCTCCACCGGCCCATCATCTTGCTGGACTCGCTGAGCGGGATGAGAAGCTCTGGAGACTATTCCGCGACCTTTCTGCCGGGACTGGTGGCCGAGGACCAGTGCAGAGGAAAAGACGGGAAGCTCAACAAACCCATCTGCATCGCCTGGAGCAGCTCTGGCAGGAACCACTACATCCCCCTGGTGGGCATCAAGAACAGCGTGCTGCCCAAGCTGCCGGCCCGCCTGCTGCCCAAGGCCTGGGGCGTCCCCCAGGAGCTCATCAGGAGGTACATCAAGCTGGAGCCAGACGGGAGCTGCGTGATCGGCGGCGACCGCAGCTTGCAGGATAAATACCTGATGCGGCTGGTCAATGCCATGGAGGAGGTGTTCATGGAGAAGCACAAAATCCACCCGGCGCTGGTGGCCGACGTGCACCAGTACGTCTTCAGACGGACCGGCGTGATCGGCGTGCAGCCGGAGGAGGTGACCGAGGCCGCCAAGAAGTTGGTGTTGGAGAAGAGGCTGCACCGCTGCCTGAACTGCAGCGCCCTGGTGGAGCTCCACGTGCCGCAGGACTGGCTGGGCCCGGGGGGGAAGCTCTACAACCTGGCCAAGTCCACCCACGGCCAGCTGCGGGTGGACAAGAACTACAGCTTCCCCCTCAACAACCTGGTCTGCTCCTACGACCCCCAGCAGGACGTCCTGGTCCCGGACTACACGCTGAGTTCCCTCAACACCTGCACCTGGTGCCACGGCACGTCGGTGCGCCACATCCACGGCAACGGCTCCGTCGTCTACCTGGACGGGGACAGAACCAGCACCCGCTCGCAGGGCGGGAAGTGCGGCTGCGGCTTCAAGCACTTTTGGGAGGGCAGAGAATACGACAACCTGCCCGAGGCCTTCCCCATCACGCTGGAGTGGGGGGGGCGGCAGGTGAGGGAGACGGTGTACTGGTTCCAGTACGAGATGGACTCCGCCCTCAACAGCAACGTGTACGACGTGGCCATGAAGCTGGTGACGAAGCATTTCCCCGGTGAGTTCGGCAGTGAGATCCTGGTGCAGAAGGTGGTCAACACCATCCTGCACCACACGGCCAAGAAGAACCCCGACGACTACAACCCGGTGAGCATCGAGCGGGCCCACGCGCAGCACGGCGCCCCCGACGCCCCGCCGGCCGACCCGCAGCCCCCCACTAAGATCATCCTGACGGGTCAGAAGGCGAAGACGCTGCACAAGGAGGAGCTGACGATGAGCCGGGCGGAGCGCAGCATCCAGCAGAGCATCGGCGagcacgccgccgccacgcAGAGGCGCCACACTGACAAGCTGAAGCAAGAGCAGCGAGGCGCCACGTCACCAGAGCCCGGCTCCCCTTCGGCCCCAGCCACGCCCACAAAATCCTCCCCCGCGGCCAATAAGGAGAAGAAGATCCGCGTGAGCACCAGCGACGGCCGGCAGGCCACGCTGACCCTGCAGGCCTCCACCACCTTCGCCGAGCTGCAGAAGGGCGTGGCCAGGCAGTTCGCCATCCCTCCGGAGCAGCAGTGCATCCGCTTCGGCTTCCCTCCCAAAGGGCTGGCGTCGCCGAGGGAGGGCGAGGAGAACGAGCCCGTGGCCCTGCAGCATGGCGACAGGGTGACCGTGGAGATCCTGAAGGGCCCCGACaagagccccgccccctccgagGCCCGCGGGCGCCATGAGGCGAAGACTGAGGAGGCGCTGACGTCAGGCAGGACGAGCGGCCgcgagctgcaggagagcatcGACCTGGAGatctcctctctgtgtctcctaGCAACCCTGATGG GTGAGGACGTGTGGTCCTACGCCAAGACGCTGCCACACCTGTTCCAGAGGGGCGGAGTCTTCTACAACATCGTGATGAAGGACATGGGTgggttcgtgtgtgtgtgtcgctcaCGTGTGTCGGTCAC GAGCTGCAGGGGTGAGACGCAGTCCCATTCTGGTGTGTTTCAGGTCTGA
- the vcpip1 gene encoding deubiquitinating protein VCPIP1 isoform X1, producing MSLLLSSKKKDKRILSGTCPDPKCQARLFFPAHGSVSIECTDCGQRHEQKNLLNVEEVTDPDVVLHNLLRNALLGVTGAPKKGTELVKVMGLSNYHCKLLSPLLTRYGMDRQTGKAQLLRDMNQGEVFDCSLLGDRAFLIEPEHVSTMGYGKDRSGSLIYLHDTLEEVKKSNGNGECLIPVHVDGDGHCLVHAVSRALVGRELFWHALRENLKQNFKQNLDHYKALFQDFIDAAEWEDIITECDPLFVPPEGVPLGLRNIHIFGLANVLHRPIILLDSLSGMRSSGDYSATFLPGLVAEDQCRGKDGKLNKPICIAWSSSGRNHYIPLVGIKNSVLPKLPARLLPKAWGVPQELIRRYIKLEPDGSCVIGGDRSLQDKYLMRLVNAMEEVFMEKHKIHPALVADVHQYVFRRTGVIGVQPEEVTEAAKKLVLEKRLHRCLNCSALVELHVPQDWLGPGGKLYNLAKSTHGQLRVDKNYSFPLNNLVCSYDPQQDVLVPDYTLSSLNTCTWCHGTSVRHIHGNGSVVYLDGDRTSTRSQGGKCGCGFKHFWEGREYDNLPEAFPITLEWGGRQVRETVYWFQYEMDSALNSNVYDVAMKLVTKHFPGEFGSEILVQKVVNTILHHTAKKNPDDYNPVSIERAHAQHGAPDAPPADPQPPTKIILTGQKAKTLHKEELTMSRAERSIQQSIGEHAAATQRRHTDKLKQEQRGATSPEPGSPSAPATPTKSSPAANKEKKIRVSTSDGRQATLTLQASTTFAELQKGVARQFAIPPEQQCIRFGFPPKGLASPREGEENEPVALQHGDRVTVEILKGPDKSPAPSEARGRHEAKTEEALTSGRTSGRELQESIDLEISSLCLLATLMGEDVWSYAKTLPHLFQRGGVFYNIVMKDMGLMDGKHCTLPHLSGKTFVYNAADERLELCVDAAGHFQIGPDVEERVKGALVQVGARGSREGSPAHSVLRLGSGGVVRKKEQNVAAFQGKGHSLGSAGGSSPPEHRPITRQHSSGTDLSASVSRGAPDLSQIPEDTTRELVRMAPGFVTTKDGRGVDPSVMEQQRRKLQEMVSSIQASMERHLKEQMGGGKSGEEAAAGEPGKAELKTEELEEMESQPAEQSGAAEPMDHS from the exons ATgtcgctgctgctcagctctaaGAAAAAAGATAAACGGATTCTGTCGGGTACCTGCCCGGACCCGAAATGCCAGGCGAGGCTCTTCTTCCCAGCTCACGGCTCCGTTAGCATCGAGTGCACCGACTGCGGACAAAGACACGAGCAGAAGAACCTGCTAAATGTGGAAGAAGTCACGGATCCAGATGTCGTGCTTCATAATCTGCTCAGAAACGCCCTGCTCGGCGTCACCGGGGCCCCGAAGAAAGGCACGGAGCTGGTGAAAGTGATGGGTCTGTCCAACTACCACTGCAAGCTGCTGTCCCCGCTGCTCACCAGGTACGGCATGGACAGGCAGACCGGCAAGGCCCAGCTGCTGCGGGACATGAACCAGGGAGAGGTGTTCGACTGCTCGCTGTTGGGGGACAGAGCCTTCCTGATCGAACCGGAACATGTCTCCACCATGGGCTATGGGAAAGACCGGTCCGGGAGCCTCATTTATCTCCACGACACCCTGGAAGAGGTGAAGAAGTCCAACGGTAACGGAGAGTGTCTCATACCGGTCCACGTGGACGGAGATGGGCACTGCCTGGTCCATGCTGTGTCCAGAGCTCTGGTGGGCCGGGAACTGTTCTGGCACGCTCTGAGGGAGAACCTGAAACAGAACTTCAAGCAGAACCTGGACCACTACAAGGCTCTTTTTCAGGATTTCATCGACGCTGCAGAATGGGAGGACATCATCACCGAGTGCGACCCCTTGTTCGTCCCGCCTGAAGGCGTCCCGCTCGGACTGCGCAATATTCATATTTTTGGGCTGGCCAATGTCCTCCACCGGCCCATCATCTTGCTGGACTCGCTGAGCGGGATGAGAAGCTCTGGAGACTATTCCGCGACCTTTCTGCCGGGACTGGTGGCCGAGGACCAGTGCAGAGGAAAAGACGGGAAGCTCAACAAACCCATCTGCATCGCCTGGAGCAGCTCTGGCAGGAACCACTACATCCCCCTGGTGGGCATCAAGAACAGCGTGCTGCCCAAGCTGCCGGCCCGCCTGCTGCCCAAGGCCTGGGGCGTCCCCCAGGAGCTCATCAGGAGGTACATCAAGCTGGAGCCAGACGGGAGCTGCGTGATCGGCGGCGACCGCAGCTTGCAGGATAAATACCTGATGCGGCTGGTCAATGCCATGGAGGAGGTGTTCATGGAGAAGCACAAAATCCACCCGGCGCTGGTGGCCGACGTGCACCAGTACGTCTTCAGACGGACCGGCGTGATCGGCGTGCAGCCGGAGGAGGTGACCGAGGCCGCCAAGAAGTTGGTGTTGGAGAAGAGGCTGCACCGCTGCCTGAACTGCAGCGCCCTGGTGGAGCTCCACGTGCCGCAGGACTGGCTGGGCCCGGGGGGGAAGCTCTACAACCTGGCCAAGTCCACCCACGGCCAGCTGCGGGTGGACAAGAACTACAGCTTCCCCCTCAACAACCTGGTCTGCTCCTACGACCCCCAGCAGGACGTCCTGGTCCCGGACTACACGCTGAGTTCCCTCAACACCTGCACCTGGTGCCACGGCACGTCGGTGCGCCACATCCACGGCAACGGCTCCGTCGTCTACCTGGACGGGGACAGAACCAGCACCCGCTCGCAGGGCGGGAAGTGCGGCTGCGGCTTCAAGCACTTTTGGGAGGGCAGAGAATACGACAACCTGCCCGAGGCCTTCCCCATCACGCTGGAGTGGGGGGGGCGGCAGGTGAGGGAGACGGTGTACTGGTTCCAGTACGAGATGGACTCCGCCCTCAACAGCAACGTGTACGACGTGGCCATGAAGCTGGTGACGAAGCATTTCCCCGGTGAGTTCGGCAGTGAGATCCTGGTGCAGAAGGTGGTCAACACCATCCTGCACCACACGGCCAAGAAGAACCCCGACGACTACAACCCGGTGAGCATCGAGCGGGCCCACGCGCAGCACGGCGCCCCCGACGCCCCGCCGGCCGACCCGCAGCCCCCCACTAAGATCATCCTGACGGGTCAGAAGGCGAAGACGCTGCACAAGGAGGAGCTGACGATGAGCCGGGCGGAGCGCAGCATCCAGCAGAGCATCGGCGagcacgccgccgccacgcAGAGGCGCCACACTGACAAGCTGAAGCAAGAGCAGCGAGGCGCCACGTCACCAGAGCCCGGCTCCCCTTCGGCCCCAGCCACGCCCACAAAATCCTCCCCCGCGGCCAATAAGGAGAAGAAGATCCGCGTGAGCACCAGCGACGGCCGGCAGGCCACGCTGACCCTGCAGGCCTCCACCACCTTCGCCGAGCTGCAGAAGGGCGTGGCCAGGCAGTTCGCCATCCCTCCGGAGCAGCAGTGCATCCGCTTCGGCTTCCCTCCCAAAGGGCTGGCGTCGCCGAGGGAGGGCGAGGAGAACGAGCCCGTGGCCCTGCAGCATGGCGACAGGGTGACCGTGGAGATCCTGAAGGGCCCCGACaagagccccgccccctccgagGCCCGCGGGCGCCATGAGGCGAAGACTGAGGAGGCGCTGACGTCAGGCAGGACGAGCGGCCgcgagctgcaggagagcatcGACCTGGAGatctcctctctgtgtctcctaGCAACCCTGATGG GTGAGGACGTGTGGTCCTACGCCAAGACGCTGCCACACCTGTTCCAGAGGGGCGGAGTCTTCTACAACATCGTGATGAAGGACATGG GTCTGATGGACGGGAAACACTGCACCTTGCCGCACCTGAGCGGGAAAACCTTCGTCTACAACGCGGCGGACGAGCGCCTGGAGCTGTGCGTGGACGCCGCCGGGCACTTCCAGATCGGCCCTGACGTGGAGGAGCGCGTGAAGGGGGCGCTGGTGCAGGTTGGCGccaggggcagcagagagggaagccccgcccacagcgtCCTGCGGCTGGGCAGCGGCGGCGTCGTCCGTAAGAAGGAGCAGAATGTGGCGGCGTTCCAAGGTAAAGGCCACTCCCTGGGCAGCGCCGGCGGCTCCTCCCCTCCTGAGCACCGGCCTATCACGCGCCAGCACAGCAGCGGCACGGACCTCAGCGCCAGCGTCTCCAGGGGGGCCCCCGACCTGTCCCAGATCCCCGAGGACACCACGCGGGAGCTGGTGCGCATGGCGCCGGGATTTGTCACCACCAAGGACGGCCGCGGCGTCGACCCCAGCgtgatggagcagcagcggcggaagctgcaggagatggTGTCGTCCATCCAGGCCTCCATGGAGCGCCACCTGAAGGAGCAGATGGGCGGCGGCAAGAGCGGCGAGGAGGCCGCGGCCGGGGAGCCTGGGAAGGCGGAGCTAAAGACGGAAGaactggaggagatggagagccaGCCCGCTGAGCAGAGCGGCGCGGCGGAGCCCATGGATCACTCCTGA
- the vcpip1 gene encoding deubiquitinating protein VCPIP1 isoform X2, whose translation MSLLLSSKKKDKRILSGTCPDPKCQARLFFPAHGSVSIECTDCGQRHEQKNLLNVEEVTDPDVVLHNLLRNALLGVTGAPKKGTELVKVMGLSNYHCKLLSPLLTRYGMDRQTGKAQLLRDMNQGEVFDCSLLGDRAFLIEPEHVSTMGYGKDRSGSLIYLHDTLEEVKKSNGNGECLIPVHVDGDGHCLVHAVSRALVGRELFWHALRENLKQNFKQNLDHYKALFQDFIDAAEWEDIITECDPLFVPPEGVPLGLRNIHIFGLANVLHRPIILLDSLSGMRSSGDYSATFLPGLVAEDQCRGKDGKLNKPICIAWSSSGRNHYIPLVGIKNSVLPKLPARLLPKAWGVPQELIRRYIKLEPDGSCVIGGDRSLQDKYLMRLVNAMEEVFMEKHKIHPALVADVHQYVFRRTGVIGVQPEEVTEAAKKLVLEKRLHRCLNCSALVELHVPQDWLGPGGKLYNLAKSTHGQLRVDKNYSFPLNNLVCSYDPQQDVLVPDYTLSSLNTCTWCHGTSVRHIHGNGSVVYLDGDRTSTRSQGGKCGCGFKHFWEGREYDNLPEAFPITLEWGGRQVRETVYWFQYEMDSALNSNVYDVAMKLVTKHFPGEFGSEILVQKVVNTILHHTAKKNPDDYNPVSIERAHAQHGAPDAPPADPQPPTKIILTGQKAKTLHKEELTMSRAERSIQQSIGEHAAATQRRHTDKLKQEQRGATSPEPGSPSAPATPTKSSPAANKEKKIRVSTSDGRQATLTLQASTTFAELQKGVARQFAIPPEQQCIRFGFPPKGLASPREGEENEPVALQHGDRVTVEILKGPDKSPAPSEARGRHEAKTEEALTSGRTSGRELQESIDLEISSLCLLATLMGEDVWSYAKTLPHLFQRGGVFYNIVMKDMGGFVCVCRSRVSVTCVGHVCRSRAAGVRRSPILVCFRSDGRETLHLAAPERENLRLQRGGRAPGAVRGRRRALPDRP comes from the exons ATgtcgctgctgctcagctctaaGAAAAAAGATAAACGGATTCTGTCGGGTACCTGCCCGGACCCGAAATGCCAGGCGAGGCTCTTCTTCCCAGCTCACGGCTCCGTTAGCATCGAGTGCACCGACTGCGGACAAAGACACGAGCAGAAGAACCTGCTAAATGTGGAAGAAGTCACGGATCCAGATGTCGTGCTTCATAATCTGCTCAGAAACGCCCTGCTCGGCGTCACCGGGGCCCCGAAGAAAGGCACGGAGCTGGTGAAAGTGATGGGTCTGTCCAACTACCACTGCAAGCTGCTGTCCCCGCTGCTCACCAGGTACGGCATGGACAGGCAGACCGGCAAGGCCCAGCTGCTGCGGGACATGAACCAGGGAGAGGTGTTCGACTGCTCGCTGTTGGGGGACAGAGCCTTCCTGATCGAACCGGAACATGTCTCCACCATGGGCTATGGGAAAGACCGGTCCGGGAGCCTCATTTATCTCCACGACACCCTGGAAGAGGTGAAGAAGTCCAACGGTAACGGAGAGTGTCTCATACCGGTCCACGTGGACGGAGATGGGCACTGCCTGGTCCATGCTGTGTCCAGAGCTCTGGTGGGCCGGGAACTGTTCTGGCACGCTCTGAGGGAGAACCTGAAACAGAACTTCAAGCAGAACCTGGACCACTACAAGGCTCTTTTTCAGGATTTCATCGACGCTGCAGAATGGGAGGACATCATCACCGAGTGCGACCCCTTGTTCGTCCCGCCTGAAGGCGTCCCGCTCGGACTGCGCAATATTCATATTTTTGGGCTGGCCAATGTCCTCCACCGGCCCATCATCTTGCTGGACTCGCTGAGCGGGATGAGAAGCTCTGGAGACTATTCCGCGACCTTTCTGCCGGGACTGGTGGCCGAGGACCAGTGCAGAGGAAAAGACGGGAAGCTCAACAAACCCATCTGCATCGCCTGGAGCAGCTCTGGCAGGAACCACTACATCCCCCTGGTGGGCATCAAGAACAGCGTGCTGCCCAAGCTGCCGGCCCGCCTGCTGCCCAAGGCCTGGGGCGTCCCCCAGGAGCTCATCAGGAGGTACATCAAGCTGGAGCCAGACGGGAGCTGCGTGATCGGCGGCGACCGCAGCTTGCAGGATAAATACCTGATGCGGCTGGTCAATGCCATGGAGGAGGTGTTCATGGAGAAGCACAAAATCCACCCGGCGCTGGTGGCCGACGTGCACCAGTACGTCTTCAGACGGACCGGCGTGATCGGCGTGCAGCCGGAGGAGGTGACCGAGGCCGCCAAGAAGTTGGTGTTGGAGAAGAGGCTGCACCGCTGCCTGAACTGCAGCGCCCTGGTGGAGCTCCACGTGCCGCAGGACTGGCTGGGCCCGGGGGGGAAGCTCTACAACCTGGCCAAGTCCACCCACGGCCAGCTGCGGGTGGACAAGAACTACAGCTTCCCCCTCAACAACCTGGTCTGCTCCTACGACCCCCAGCAGGACGTCCTGGTCCCGGACTACACGCTGAGTTCCCTCAACACCTGCACCTGGTGCCACGGCACGTCGGTGCGCCACATCCACGGCAACGGCTCCGTCGTCTACCTGGACGGGGACAGAACCAGCACCCGCTCGCAGGGCGGGAAGTGCGGCTGCGGCTTCAAGCACTTTTGGGAGGGCAGAGAATACGACAACCTGCCCGAGGCCTTCCCCATCACGCTGGAGTGGGGGGGGCGGCAGGTGAGGGAGACGGTGTACTGGTTCCAGTACGAGATGGACTCCGCCCTCAACAGCAACGTGTACGACGTGGCCATGAAGCTGGTGACGAAGCATTTCCCCGGTGAGTTCGGCAGTGAGATCCTGGTGCAGAAGGTGGTCAACACCATCCTGCACCACACGGCCAAGAAGAACCCCGACGACTACAACCCGGTGAGCATCGAGCGGGCCCACGCGCAGCACGGCGCCCCCGACGCCCCGCCGGCCGACCCGCAGCCCCCCACTAAGATCATCCTGACGGGTCAGAAGGCGAAGACGCTGCACAAGGAGGAGCTGACGATGAGCCGGGCGGAGCGCAGCATCCAGCAGAGCATCGGCGagcacgccgccgccacgcAGAGGCGCCACACTGACAAGCTGAAGCAAGAGCAGCGAGGCGCCACGTCACCAGAGCCCGGCTCCCCTTCGGCCCCAGCCACGCCCACAAAATCCTCCCCCGCGGCCAATAAGGAGAAGAAGATCCGCGTGAGCACCAGCGACGGCCGGCAGGCCACGCTGACCCTGCAGGCCTCCACCACCTTCGCCGAGCTGCAGAAGGGCGTGGCCAGGCAGTTCGCCATCCCTCCGGAGCAGCAGTGCATCCGCTTCGGCTTCCCTCCCAAAGGGCTGGCGTCGCCGAGGGAGGGCGAGGAGAACGAGCCCGTGGCCCTGCAGCATGGCGACAGGGTGACCGTGGAGATCCTGAAGGGCCCCGACaagagccccgccccctccgagGCCCGCGGGCGCCATGAGGCGAAGACTGAGGAGGCGCTGACGTCAGGCAGGACGAGCGGCCgcgagctgcaggagagcatcGACCTGGAGatctcctctctgtgtctcctaGCAACCCTGATGG GTGAGGACGTGTGGTCCTACGCCAAGACGCTGCCACACCTGTTCCAGAGGGGCGGAGTCTTCTACAACATCGTGATGAAGGACATGGGTgggttcgtgtgtgtgtgtcgctcaCGTGTGTCGGTCACGTGTGTCGGTCACGTGTGTCGCTCAC GAGCTGCAGGGGTGAGACGCAGTCCCATTCTGGTGTGTTTCAGGTCTGATGGACGGGAAACACTGCACCTTGCCGCACCTGAGCGGGAAAACCTTCGTCTACAACGCGGCGGACGAGCGCCTGGAGCTGTGCGTGGACGCCGCCGGGCACTTCCAGATCGGCCCTGA